The genomic interval ATTTGCGGTATAACTTACGAAATACACGGGTTGGAGAATCTCCCCAAAGAGCCTTATGTAATTGCCTGTAAACACCAATCGGCATGGGATACGGCTATATTTTTGAAGCATATAAACGGTCCGGCATATATTTTAAAAAAATCCTTGTTGAACGTACCTTTATTCGGTAGGTACTTAAAAACCATGTGTATGATACCTGTTGACAGGGAGGGAGGGTCTGCCGCATTAAAACAGTTACAAAAAGATGTAAATGACAGGTTGGAAAAAGGGCGTTGTGTAATAATATTCCCTGAAGGCACAAGGACGGCGGTAGGCGAAAGAGTTAAGTATCAGCCCGGAATTGCCTTTATATATAAGGATATGAAGCAGAACATACCTGTTGTACCCGTTGCCCTAAATTCAGGAAAATTCTGGGGGCGCAACTCGTTTAAAAAGAATCCGGGTGTTATAAAAATGCATTACCTAGAGCCTATATATCCGGGACTGGACCGGAAGGAGTTCATCAAAAAACTTGAAGATACGATTGAAACTAAATCGGCACAGTTGTAGTAATGTCTGCTATAAAAAACAGAGAACTTCTTAAGCGTGGCAGGAGTTATTTAACAGAATTTATTGAAATAATTATCTGTATCGGTTAACTAATCCGATGATAATTTTATAAAGTAATCTTTAACATCCTTTGTTGACCAGTCAAACTCGCCATATACCCTTGCTACTTCAAAGCCGTCCTTGTTTACTATAATAGTTGTGGGTAACGCTCGAAGTTTTAGTGACCGGAAAGATTCACCGTTATTATCCAAATATATACCGAGGTTTTTTATATTCGTGTCCGTATAGAATTTTTTTACGGCATCTATCCCTTTAAAATCAACCGATATGGGTATTACCTCGGCATTTAATCCCGATATATTATCATGCAGCTTTGACAATGACGGCATTTCTTGAACACACGGCACGCACCATGTTGCCCAAAAATTAATTAAAACAACTTTACCCGAATAGTCGTTTAAGCTATTAATATTGTTGTTTTCGTCTACAAACTGAATGTCGTTAATTGCTATTGGCTCTTTATGCTCATAATCTGCCAGACTTTTTGCAATTACTTTTTGGCTTGATAAAACAATAATAAATATGAATAAAACAATTTTTTTGTACATATGTTGATACTTAAATTAAACTTAATACACGATACATTATAGAGTATAAAGGTCTATAGGGCAAAAGCTATGATAAAAACAAATAAAAATCCGTTATGGGGAGGTCATTTTGATAACGGCCCTTCCGAGATAATGGAAAAGATAAACGAATCTATTAGTTTTGACAAAAAGCTGTATGAATATGATATAAAAGGTTCGATTGCCCATTGTGATATGCTGGTAAAGAAGAAAATACTCACCCAGCCCGAAGGCAAAATGATTGTAAAAGGTCTTAACCAGATTAAAAAAGAGATATACAGAGGGAAGTTCGTATTCAAAACTCAGCTTGAAGATATTCACATGAATATAGAATCCCGTCTTCACGACATCATCGGAGATGTTGCCGGAAAGCTGCACACCGCCCGTTCAAGGAACGATCAGGTAGCAACCGATTTCAGGCTGTATGTAAGGGACGCACTGGACGTTACGGAGGCAACTTTAAAGAATCTGCAAAAAGCACTTATTAAACGTGCTAATGAACATTCTTCAACAATAATGCCCGGATTTACCCACCTTCAGACCGCCCAGCCTGTTACCCTTGGTCATCATTTGATGGCTTATGTCGAGATGTTCGGCAGAGATAGGAGTCGTGTAAAAGACGCTCGTAACAGAATGAACGAATGTCCGCTAGGGGCTGCGGCACTTGCGGGAACTTCCTTCCCTATTGACAGGAAGGCAACGGCAAAATCATTAGACTTTAAATGTGCTACCGCAAATTCTATTGATTCTGTTTCCGACAGGGATTTTGCACTGGAATTTCTAAGTACCGCATCAATTATATCCATGCATTTATCAAGATTGGCAGAAGAGGTAGTTATCTGGTCGAGTGCCGATTTTAATTTTATAAAACTTTCCGATGCGTTTACGTCGGGAAGTTCGATAATGCCGCAAAAAAGAAACCCTGATGCCGCAGAATTAGTAAGGGCAAAAAGCGGCAGGATATACGGCTCGTTATTTGCCCTTTTAACTGTGATGAAAGGTCTTACCCTCACTTATAGTAAGGATATGCAGGAGGATAAAGAGCCTGTGTTCGATGCGGCGGAAAACCTTTCTTTATGCATAAACGCTATGGCAGGTATGATAACGGATATGAACGTAAATAAAGAAAAAATGAAGGAGGCGGCAGGTAGGGGATATTCAACCGCTACCGATTTAGCGGACTGGCTTGTTCAGAATTTGGGAATTCCTTTTAGGCAATGTCATTCAATTGCCGGAAGGGTCGTAAAACTGGCGGAAGAAAGGGGGTGTAAATTAGAAGAAATCCCTCTTGAAGATATGCAGCAGATAGAGCCTAAGATAACTGAAGGTATTTTAAAGGTTTTAAGTGTCGAAAGCTCCGTTAAAAGCCGTACAAGCTATGGCGGAACCTCTCCTGAAAATGTAGAAAAAGCTATAAAAGAGGCAAAGAAGAAATATGAATTATAAAAAATTATTAGCAGTATTATTTATTTGTTTTACGGTTTGTTCTTGTGGAATAAAGGGTGATTTGTACTTACCTGATGACAAGCAAGAGGAAAGCGGCAAATAACACAAAAAGAGGCAAAGGTGACAAAAGGAAAAAAAGATAATTACAAGGTTCTGGCATTAAAATACAGACCTGATAATTTTGATGACCTAATCGGTCAGGAAGTTTTGGTGCGTACTATAACTAATGCTATCAAAACAAATCGTATAGCCAATGCCTTTTTACTTACGGGTATAAGGGGAGTCGGTAAGACTACTACGGCTCGGATTATTTCCCGTGTTTTAAACTGTGTAGGTAAAGACGGCAAAGGCGGTGCTACCGCAAGCCCATGCGGGGTGTGTGTTAATTGTATAGAAATTAAGGAAGACAGACACCCGGACGTACTCGAAATGGACGCTGCAAGCCATACAGGGGTTGATGATATCCGTGAGATAATTGACAATTCCAGATACTTGCCGACTACTGCCCGTTATAAGATATATATTATTGACGAGGTTCACATGCTTTCAAAAAATGCGTTTAACGCATTATTGAAAACATTAGAAGAACCCCCTTCCCATGTAAAATTTATTTTTGCCACAACCGAGATACGCAAAATTCCTGTTACAATTCTGTCAAGATGCCAGCGTTTTGATTTAAGGCGGATTGATAATGAGATACTCGTTCCGTTCCTGCAAAAAGTATCGGAAAAAGAAGGGGCTGATGTTGATAAGGAAGCCATAGAGATGATAGCCCATGCATCGGAAGGCTCGGTGCGTGATTCGCTTTCATTATTAGATCAAGCAATTTCACATTCAGGCGACAAGATTACCGCCAAGATGGCACAGGATATGTTGGGTCTTGCCGATAAAGGCAAAATAATCGATATATTCGATTTTATTGCTAAGGGTGATATTGAAAATGCTCTTGGTGCATTGAAAGATTTATATGATGCCAGTGCCGATCCTGTTTTAGTCCTGAATGACTTACTGGAGTTTTCTTATATCGTTACAAAGCTGAAAATTATTCCTAATCTGAATGCTACGGGTTTTATTCCTGAAAATGAATTTAAAAGAGCAAAAGAAATAGCGGAAAAACTTGACATGCCTTATCTTACGAGATGTTGGCAGATGTTATTAAAAGGGCTGAATGAGGCAAAAACCGCTCCTAACACATTTAATGCGGTTGAAATGATAATGATACGCCTTGCTCATTTATCAAACCTCCCCTCACCTGCTGCCCTGATTAAGAAAATGCAGAACTCCGATTCTCCCGCTCCGACAGGCGGAGGAAGTAAAACAGGCGGTTCTTATGGTATGCAGTCAGCACAACATGCTTATCAGCCTCAGTCAATGCCGCAAAATGAGGTTGAAGGCGAGCCTGTTGCTTACATTCACAACTTTGAAGAACTAGTTGAATTGTTTAAAATAAATAAAGAAGCGTTAATTCATAGTTGGCTGGTATCAGATGCGAGCTTGATAAGCTTTAAACAAGGCAGACTGGAATTGAGCCTTACAGCCGAAATACCTTCTGATTTTCCACAGCGTGTCAGTGGGCATTTAAGAAACTGGACAGGACAAAACTGGGTTGTTGTAGCCTCAAATAAAGCAGGCGCACCAAGTTTGCTGCAACAAAAGATAAATGAAGAAAAAAATCTTAAAAAAGAACTATCCAAGCACCCTAATGTTAATAAAATACTGGAATTATTCCCCGGTGCGTATATAAGTAAAGTAGAGGAAAAATAGTATAAAAGGGCAAAACTCATGAACATTCAACAAATGATGAAGCAAGCACAGAAGATGCAGAAAAAAATGGAAGAGATGCAACAGCAGCTTGCCCAAAGTGAATATGAAGGTACATCAGGCGGCGGTTTAATTAAAGTTACGGTTAGCGGCAAAGGAGAGCTGAAGAAATTAAAGATAGACCCTTCGCTAATTGACCCTGAAGATCCTGAAGTTCTGGAAGATTTAATTGTTGCCGGTTTTAACAATGCAAAAAAAGACGCCGATGATGCACAATCGGAAGCCATGTCCGGTGCTATGGGCGGAATGGGGCTTCCTCCAGGTTTCAAGATGCCTTTTTAATTAGGTTTTGTCTGCTCTCTTTGGGATAAAACCAATTTTCTTATAAGGTATATATGCAGGATAATGACATTGAGAAATTAATATATTTACTGGGCAAACTTCCCGGTCTTGGCAAAAGATCTGCAAGGCGTGCCGTATTACATCTTGTTCAGAACAAAGAATCTCTAATGATTCCCTTGGCTGATTCTATAGCGAGTGCCGCCGATTCAATAAAAATCTGCGATGAATGCGGAAATGTCGATAGCTCCAACCCATGCCACATATGCACAGACCCCAAAAGGCAAAATGATAATATATGTGTAGTAGAAGAGGTTTCAGACCTTTGGGCAATTGAACGCAGCAATATGTATCGCGGGACTTACCACGTTCTGGGAGGAACATTATCAGCGATAGACGGTCGTGGACCTGCGGACTTGAACATTGAGAAACTTATCATAAAAGCTTCAAATGACGATATAAACGAAATCATTTTAGCGACAAACGCAACTGTTGAGGGGCAAACTACGGCTCATTATATAACCGAGCGTTTAAAACATCTGAACATACAAATAACTCAAATAGCCCATGGTATTCCGATGGGCGGAGAGCTTGAATATCTTGATGACGGAACACTTGCCACGGCATTAAAAGCGCGACGCTCTTTTTGAGTTTTCAGTTAATTACAAGTAATAAGTATTAGATAAACATAAAAAAAGAAGAAAATGAAAGGCATTATTTTAGCAGGAGGATCGGGAAGCAGACTAGCCCCGATAACAAGAACAATAAGCAAGCAGGTTATTCCGCTTTACGACAAGCCTATGATTTTTTATCCGCTATCAACCTTAATACTGTCTGGTATAAAAGACATATTAATAATAAGTACGCCACGTGATTTACCATCAATTGTAAGATTATTGGGTGACGGTTCTAAATTAGGTATATCCATATCATATAAAGAACAACCAAAACCGGAAGGCATTGCACAGGCGTTTTTAATCGGTGAAGAATTTATAAACAACTCCCCTGTGTGTCTTATTTTGGGTGATAACGTTTTTTATGGACAAGGCTTGTCTAATAAACTTAGCGAAGCTTCAAAGTTAAACAAAGGTGGGCTTGTATTCGGCTATCACGTAAAAGACCCTGAACGCTACGGCGTTGCCGAGTTTGATAAAAATAAAAAAGTCATCTCTATTGAAGAAAAACCCAAACAACCAAAATCAGCATGGGCAGTAACAGGCTTGTACTTTTATGACTCACAGGTCGTTCAAATAGCAAAAAACTTAAAGCCGTCAGCACGTGGCGAGCTTGAAATAACCGATGTTAACAACGAATACCTGAAAAAAGGTCAGTTGAATGTCGAGCTATTCGGGCGAGGAATGGCATGGCTTGATACGGGTACGCCTCAATCGCTGCTAAATGCATCAAATTTCGTCCATACCGTTGAAGAACGCCAAGGGCTAAAAATAGGCTGTATTGAAGAAGTTTCATACAGAAAGAATTTTATTGATAAAACACAGCTTATGGCTTTAGCAGGTGAATATAAAAACAATGAATACGGTGAATATTTGAACCGGTTAGCCAATGAATAAAAAATATATAATCATCGGAAAAAACGGACAAGTAGGCTCTAATCTTGTCCGGCTTTTGGGAAATAACGCAATCTCATATTCACACAGCGATTGTGACTTTAAAAACCTAACGCAAGTAACTAATTTATTAAAAGAAACCGACATTAAGGCAATCTTTAATGCTTGTGCCTATACAAATGTAGATGCCGCTGAAACCGA from Pseudomonadota bacterium carries:
- a CDS encoding lysophospholipid acyltransferase family protein, with translation MIIIRSVLFNIYFPLWTYTLAIVASPFYLAPQHIASKIGHIWSTGIMIGLKYICGITYEIHGLENLPKEPYVIACKHQSAWDTAIFLKHINGPAYILKKSLLNVPLFGRYLKTMCMIPVDREGGSAALKQLQKDVNDRLEKGRCVIIFPEGTRTAVGERVKYQPGIAFIYKDMKQNIPVVPVALNSGKFWGRNSFKKNPGVIKMHYLEPIYPGLDRKEFIKKLEDTIETKSAQL
- a CDS encoding TlpA disulfide reductase family protein; protein product: MYKKIVLFIFIIVLSSQKVIAKSLADYEHKEPIAINDIQFVDENNNINSLNDYSGKVVLINFWATWCVPCVQEMPSLSKLHDNISGLNAEVIPISVDFKGIDAVKKFYTDTNIKNLGIYLDNNGESFRSLKLRALPTTIIVNKDGFEVARVYGEFDWSTKDVKDYFIKLSSD
- the argH gene encoding argininosuccinate lyase, coding for MIKTNKNPLWGGHFDNGPSEIMEKINESISFDKKLYEYDIKGSIAHCDMLVKKKILTQPEGKMIVKGLNQIKKEIYRGKFVFKTQLEDIHMNIESRLHDIIGDVAGKLHTARSRNDQVATDFRLYVRDALDVTEATLKNLQKALIKRANEHSSTIMPGFTHLQTAQPVTLGHHLMAYVEMFGRDRSRVKDARNRMNECPLGAAALAGTSFPIDRKATAKSLDFKCATANSIDSVSDRDFALEFLSTASIISMHLSRLAEEVVIWSSADFNFIKLSDAFTSGSSIMPQKRNPDAAELVRAKSGRIYGSLFALLTVMKGLTLTYSKDMQEDKEPVFDAAENLSLCINAMAGMITDMNVNKEKMKEAAGRGYSTATDLADWLVQNLGIPFRQCHSIAGRVVKLAEERGCKLEEIPLEDMQQIEPKITEGILKVLSVESSVKSRTSYGGTSPENVEKAIKEAKKKYEL
- a CDS encoding lipoprotein; the encoded protein is MNYKKLLAVLFICFTVCSCGIKGDLYLPDDKQEESGK
- a CDS encoding DNA polymerase III subunit gamma/tau, translated to MTQKEAKVTKGKKDNYKVLALKYRPDNFDDLIGQEVLVRTITNAIKTNRIANAFLLTGIRGVGKTTTARIISRVLNCVGKDGKGGATASPCGVCVNCIEIKEDRHPDVLEMDAASHTGVDDIREIIDNSRYLPTTARYKIYIIDEVHMLSKNAFNALLKTLEEPPSHVKFIFATTEIRKIPVTILSRCQRFDLRRIDNEILVPFLQKVSEKEGADVDKEAIEMIAHASEGSVRDSLSLLDQAISHSGDKITAKMAQDMLGLADKGKIIDIFDFIAKGDIENALGALKDLYDASADPVLVLNDLLEFSYIVTKLKIIPNLNATGFIPENEFKRAKEIAEKLDMPYLTRCWQMLLKGLNEAKTAPNTFNAVEMIMIRLAHLSNLPSPAALIKKMQNSDSPAPTGGGSKTGGSYGMQSAQHAYQPQSMPQNEVEGEPVAYIHNFEELVELFKINKEALIHSWLVSDASLISFKQGRLELSLTAEIPSDFPQRVSGHLRNWTGQNWVVVASNKAGAPSLLQQKINEEKNLKKELSKHPNVNKILELFPGAYISKVEEK
- a CDS encoding YbaB/EbfC family nucleoid-associated protein, with the protein product MNIQQMMKQAQKMQKKMEEMQQQLAQSEYEGTSGGGLIKVTVSGKGELKKLKIDPSLIDPEDPEVLEDLIVAGFNNAKKDADDAQSEAMSGAMGGMGLPPGFKMPF
- the recR gene encoding recombination mediator RecR; translated protein: MQDNDIEKLIYLLGKLPGLGKRSARRAVLHLVQNKESLMIPLADSIASAADSIKICDECGNVDSSNPCHICTDPKRQNDNICVVEEVSDLWAIERSNMYRGTYHVLGGTLSAIDGRGPADLNIEKLIIKASNDDINEIILATNATVEGQTTAHYITERLKHLNIQITQIAHGIPMGGELEYLDDGTLATALKARRSF
- the rfbA gene encoding glucose-1-phosphate thymidylyltransferase RfbA, translating into MKGIILAGGSGSRLAPITRTISKQVIPLYDKPMIFYPLSTLILSGIKDILIISTPRDLPSIVRLLGDGSKLGISISYKEQPKPEGIAQAFLIGEEFINNSPVCLILGDNVFYGQGLSNKLSEASKLNKGGLVFGYHVKDPERYGVAEFDKNKKVISIEEKPKQPKSAWAVTGLYFYDSQVVQIAKNLKPSARGELEITDVNNEYLKKGQLNVELFGRGMAWLDTGTPQSLLNASNFVHTVEERQGLKIGCIEEVSYRKNFIDKTQLMALAGEYKNNEYGEYLNRLANE